The genomic window GATCGCCTCGGCCTTCGCTCGGTTGTCGTCGTACATCGCCTGCCGGGAGTACTCGAGAGCCTGATCCTCGCTCATGGTCCGGAAGACCTGCGTCGAGAGGTCCGTGATGTCCTCGGACGCGAGCGTCTCGAAGTCGACGTCCTCGTGTGAGTCCGCCCGCCGGATATCGCCCGGTCGCGGGTAGACCGGCTGCTGGAGGACGTGAATCGTGTAGCCGAGCAGGACGACGAAGCCGACGACGGCGGCGACGAGCAGACCGACCGCGATCTCGCCGAGGAGTCCGTGTTCGATCGCCACGGTCTCGAGCCCGGTGGTTCCGTCGGGGCGCAGCCACGACGGGAACGTGGGATAGACCGACTCGCGGAGGTAGCCGAAGCCGCCCTGATTGACGGCGACGGTGATCGCGGCGGCGACGGCGGCGAGCGCGCCGCCGAACTGGAGGAGACGTCGTTTGACGTGTTCCGTCCCCGTTCCGGCGGAGTTCGCCGCGCCGCGCCGGCGGATGTTCGTGACCACCTTGGCCAGCCCGAGGCTGAAGACGTAGAGGACGACCATCGGCATCGCCCACATGACCTGCGTGAACGGGTCCGGCGGTGAGAACAGGGCCCCGAAGACGACGATCCCGACGACGGCGTGTCGCCACTTGTCACGGAACGTTTCGTAGGGGATGATCTCGGTGTAGGACAGGACGCCCATCAACAGCGGCAGCTGAGCGGCGAGTCCGAACGACAGCGTCAGCAGCGCCATGAACTCGGTGAACTCGGTGATACCGTAACTGGGCTTGACGCCGGCCTTGACGGCGTTTCCAGCGAGGAACTCGAAGGCATACGGGAAGAAGATGCTGTAGGCGTAGATGACGCCAGCGAGAAACAGCGACAGCGACATGGTTATTAGCCCGGCGATGTAGCCCTTCGAAATCGGGACGGCGCTCGTGTAGCCGCGACGGCGGAGGGCTTTCCGGGAGAAAAAGAGCAGGGCCGGGATCGCGACGATAATTCCCGCGATCATCCCGATCTTGGCCTGAAGCAGAATGACCTCGAACGGCGTCCGGGTGATGACATCGGTCGAGCCGGCGATCTCTTCGTTCATCTGTCCCGTCGCGGTCGCCTTGAGAAAGTCCCAGACGACCACGCGGAGCGCGTAGAAGGAGCCGACGAAGCCCAGCAAGAAGACGATAAACACCTTCTGGAGGTGTTGCTGGGCGCCCGAGAGTAGTGCGCCGAGCGTCTCCCGGCCGGTATTGATGGCCTTGGCAGTGTCCTCGTCGACGGCAGAACTCATTGGGTAAACGGTAACTGACATCCAGTTATCAACCTTTCGAGTGGGTGTGCGGTTCGAGGACCGATCGAGCGGCCTTCTCACTCTCGAGGGGTGTTCGTAAGAAAAAGGCCTATAACCGGTGCCCTATCACTATCCCGTAGATGTCGGACGAGCCGGCGGACGACCGCGACGTGGAGGGCACCCGAGAGTCGGGGGACGACCTTGACGAGCGACGGCCAGCCGCCGATGCGTCCGATGCCGATGCCGATCCCGTATCCGACGACGGATCGGCCGACCACGACGAGCCGGACGAACCCAGTCTCGAGACCGACGGCGAAGGCGTCGTCGGCGACCGGCACAACCCCGAGCCGACGTATCCCGACTCCGACGACGATATCGGCGGGATCTCGACGCCGCCGGACGACGAGGAGATGCCGCTTGCCGACCACATCGAGGAGATGGTCCTCCGGCTCGCGGTCGTCCTCTTGTTCGGAGCCGGCGGGACGGCGATCGGACTTCTGTGGGCCTCCCAAGCCATCGAATTCGTCTGGTTCAACGTCTTTCCCTACGAGGTCAGCGAGGTCCCGCCGCCGCACGTGTACAACCCGCTCGAGCTGTGGCTGACGCGGATCAAGATCTCGTCGCTGCTGGGGATCATGTTCGCCCTGCCGGTGTTGGTCTACGAGTGTTACCTGTTCATGCGGCCCGGGCTGTATCCCAACGAGCGCAAGTACTACCTCGCGGCCGTCCCGACGAGCGTCGTGCTCGCTGCGGGTGGGATGCTGTTCTCGTACGTCCTCGTCCTCCCGATCCTCTTCGAGTACTTCACCTACTACGCCGAGGAGAGCGCCATGATCGCGTACGCGCTCGGCGAGACGTTCAACCTGATCATCACGCTGACCGGCTTCCTCGCGATCGTCTTCCAGATTCCGCTGTTCATCATGCTGGCGATCATGATGGGTGTGACGACCCGCCGTTGGCTGGCCCAGAAGCGGCTGTACTTCTGGGCGGCTTTCGCGGGGCTGTCGTTCATGTTCACCATCGACCCGACGATGATGGCTCCCATCCTCGTCGCCATCACGATGATCCTGCTGTTCGAGGGGACGCTGTTCGTCCTCAAGTGGGTCGGGCGCGAGTAAGTCGACTCGAGTCCGGTTCCGTTTTTCCACGCGGCGTTCTCGACATCAATTCCGCAGACGAGTCGAGAATCCGTGGACATTCGTTTGGTCGCCAGCCGGTACACCCGTCATATAATGGCCTTATATTGTATGCATCCGTTCGCATATTGCGGACTCCGTCTCGTTCTCGAGATAAAATTCATAGTTCGTAAACGATCACCGTTTAGTAGGTGCATATGTTCTCCTAATCTGTGAACATTTGAATGATGTTGCGCCAATATCGCTTTGATGGGTGTGATTGTAAATCACATAATCCCATTCGCGCCGACGCGGCGGGGTGGGACCCGTGACCGAACTCGTCCCGACCACGTGTATGCGGTGTGCGGTCGGCTGCGGCCACGTCCAGCAGGCCCCCGAGCGGGGGTACGGCCTCGAGACCGTCCGCGGCGACGCCGCGCATCCGGTCAATCAGGGACTGGCGTGCCAGCGCGGCGTCAGTGAGACCGCCGATCCGGGCGGCGAGTGGCTGACCCGCCCCCTCGAGCGGAAAGACGGCGAACTCGTCCCGACGACGTGGGAGTCCGCCCTCCAGCGCGCGGCGGGCGGACTCGGGAGCGCGCTCGAGTCGGGCGGCGACAGCGTCGCCGTCTTGGGGAGCGGCCAGCAGACCAACGAGGCCGCCTACGCGCTCGGGAAACTCGCCCGCGGTGGGTTCGGTACCCGGTACTACGACGCCAACACGACGCTGTGTATGGCCTCGGCCGTCACCGCCTACTACGACGCCTTCGGCAGCGACGCGCCGCCGCCGACCTACGACGACATCCCCGAGGCCGAGAGCCACGTCGTCTGGGGCGCGAACCCGGCGGCCGCCCATCCGGTCATGTTCCGGTGGATTCGCCAGTCCGCCGACGAGGACGACTCCGAGCTGATCGTCGTCGATCCCGTCCACAGCGAGACCGCCGAGGTGGCCGACCACCACGTCCCGCTCGAGCCGGGCGGTGACCTCGCGCTCGCTCGAGCAGTCCTCGCTCGCGTCGTCGAGACGGACCGCGTCGACGAGGCGTTCGTCGCCGAGGCGACGGTCGGCTTCGAGGAGCTCCGCGCGGAGCTGCCCGACGCGGCCGAGGCCGCCGAGATGGCGGGCGTCTCGATGGACGACGTCGACCGCCTTGCCGACGCGCTCGAGGACCGCACCCTCTGTTACTGGGGGATGGGGATCAACCAGAGCGTCAACGGGACCGCGGCCGCGGGCGCGCTGATCGATCTGTGTCTCGCGACCGGCAACCTCCGGCCGGGCTCGGGGCCGTTCTCGCTGACCGGACAGGCCAACTCGATGGGGACCCGCGTCTGCTCCTCGAAGGGGTCGTGGCCCGGCCACCGCCCCTTCGCCGATCCGGACCATCGTCGGGAGGTCGCCGAGACGTGGGACGTGTCGGTCTCGCGGTTCCCCGACGACCCGGGCCCGGGACCGGTCGGGATCGTCGACGCGATCGGCGACGACATCGACGCGGTCTACGCGGTCGCGACCAACCCCGTCGCGGGCATGCCCGACGCGACCCGCGTCCGCGAGAAACTCGAGGACTCGTTCCTCGTCGTCCAGGACGCCTTCCGCAGCGAGACGGTCGAGTACGCCGACGTCGTCCTGCCCGCGGCGACGTGGGGCGAGTCCGAGGGGACGACGACCAACATGGAACGGACGATCTCCCGGGTCCGAGCCGCAACGGAGACGCCCGGCGGCGTCCGAACCGATCTCACGCTGATCGGCCAACTCGCCGATCGCCTCGTCCCCGACCTGTTCGACAACCGGCCGGAGCCAGAAGCCGTCTTCGACGAACTCGCCGCGCTGACGGCCGGTACGCCGGCCGATCTCTCGGGGATCAGCTACGACCGCCTCGAGGCCGAACGTGCAGTCCGCTGGCCGGCACCGGAGCCGGACGTGTCGGCGGGCTACCGGTACTACGAGGGCGACGAGTCCGACGAGAGCGACGCCGCCGACGATTCGTGGTCGTTCCCGACCCAGTCGGGCCGCGCGCGGTTCTCGACGGGCGAGGCCCGCCCGCTTCCCGAGCCGACCGACGAGTCCTACCCGTTCACGCTGACGACCGCGCGCCGCCCGGACGCCTACAACACCGGGGTTCGGACCCGCGAAGACGAGCCGCCGACGGCCCGGGTCAGCCCGGCGACGGCCGCCGCCTTCGCGGAGGAACTCGAGGCCCCGGCGGACGACCTCGAGGACGGCGACGACGAGCAGTTCGCTCGCGTCGTCTCCCGCCGGGCGTCGGTCACGGTCAGCGTCGAGACCGACGAAGCGATCCCCGACGGCGTCGTCTGGCTGCCGATCCACCACCCCGACGTGAACGACCTCACGC from Natrinema versiforme includes these protein-coding regions:
- a CDS encoding twin-arginine translocase subunit TatC, coding for MSDEPADDRDVEGTRESGDDLDERRPAADASDADADPVSDDGSADHDEPDEPSLETDGEGVVGDRHNPEPTYPDSDDDIGGISTPPDDEEMPLADHIEEMVLRLAVVLLFGAGGTAIGLLWASQAIEFVWFNVFPYEVSEVPPPHVYNPLELWLTRIKISSLLGIMFALPVLVYECYLFMRPGLYPNERKYYLAAVPTSVVLAAGGMLFSYVLVLPILFEYFTYYAEESAMIAYALGETFNLIITLTGFLAIVFQIPLFIMLAIMMGVTTRRWLAQKRLYFWAAFAGLSFMFTIDPTMMAPILVAITMILLFEGTLFVLKWVGRE
- the nasA gene encoding assimilatory nitrate reductase NasA — its product is MRCAVGCGHVQQAPERGYGLETVRGDAAHPVNQGLACQRGVSETADPGGEWLTRPLERKDGELVPTTWESALQRAAGGLGSALESGGDSVAVLGSGQQTNEAAYALGKLARGGFGTRYYDANTTLCMASAVTAYYDAFGSDAPPPTYDDIPEAESHVVWGANPAAAHPVMFRWIRQSADEDDSELIVVDPVHSETAEVADHHVPLEPGGDLALARAVLARVVETDRVDEAFVAEATVGFEELRAELPDAAEAAEMAGVSMDDVDRLADALEDRTLCYWGMGINQSVNGTAAAGALIDLCLATGNLRPGSGPFSLTGQANSMGTRVCSSKGSWPGHRPFADPDHRREVAETWDVSVSRFPDDPGPGPVGIVDAIGDDIDAVYAVATNPVAGMPDATRVREKLEDSFLVVQDAFRSETVEYADVVLPAATWGESEGTTTNMERTISRVRAATETPGGVRTDLTLIGQLADRLVPDLFDNRPEPEAVFDELAALTAGTPADLSGISYDRLEAERAVRWPAPEPDVSAGYRYYEGDESDESDAADDSWSFPTQSGRARFSTGEARPLPEPTDESYPFTLTTARRPDAYNTGVRTREDEPPTARVSPATAAAFAEELEAPADDLEDGDDEQFARVVSRRASVTVSVETDEAIPDGVVWLPIHHPDVNDLTLPDVDPRSNEPNFKQCAVRLESLRERDVRSVAEASA
- a CDS encoding twin-arginine translocase subunit TatC; its protein translation is MSSAVDEDTAKAINTGRETLGALLSGAQQHLQKVFIVFLLGFVGSFYALRVVVWDFLKATATGQMNEEIAGSTDVITRTPFEVILLQAKIGMIAGIIVAIPALLFFSRKALRRRGYTSAVPISKGYIAGLITMSLSLFLAGVIYAYSIFFPYAFEFLAGNAVKAGVKPSYGITEFTEFMALLTLSFGLAAQLPLLMGVLSYTEIIPYETFRDKWRHAVVGIVVFGALFSPPDPFTQVMWAMPMVVLYVFSLGLAKVVTNIRRRGAANSAGTGTEHVKRRLLQFGGALAAVAAAITVAVNQGGFGYLRESVYPTFPSWLRPDGTTGLETVAIEHGLLGEIAVGLLVAAVVGFVVLLGYTIHVLQQPVYPRPGDIRRADSHEDVDFETLASEDITDLSTQVFRTMSEDQALEYSRQAMYDDNRAKAEAILDRFDTVQEMGSKGESADAGDAAAAGGGAAADEDEGDLFASTAAGMLDPFTEDETTEDDIGGYAYDIAFVLNSLTSKVFHIVGLFMIVMGGTFFWLYSGGLRDVLRLFLDQVPRDVLEEVVADGVDPSTLTLQELIAEMDIVIALNPVEVLIFEAKISALAGLVFSMPLALFYAWPAAKERGLVYGDRRTFVVWGGGLLAGFAVGTYLGFFYVAPTIISYLVSDALSNGMVISYRIKSFFWLVIFTTVGIGFLLNIIVTMALFHAGGIVSYRSMLERWRPVVVGIFVIAAFFSPKGVLMMLLFSIPIALTYLIGLAVLYVLTGGGRLFGGGGGGSAADADPDGDAGATVVE